The Lynx canadensis isolate LIC74 chromosome D1, mLynCan4.pri.v2, whole genome shotgun sequence genome has a segment encoding these proteins:
- the B3GAT1 gene encoding galactosylgalactosylxylosylprotein 3-beta-glucuronosyltransferase 1 isoform X2 — MPKRRDILAIVLIVLPWTLLVTVWHQSTIAPLLTAHKDDGSDPRRDVPQGADPREYCMSDRDIVEVVRTEYVYTRPPPWSDTLPTIHVVTPTYSRPVQKAELTRLANTLLHVPNLHWLVVEDAPRRTPLTARLLRDTGLNYTHLHVETPRNYKLRGDARDPRIPRGTMQRNLALRWLRETFPRNTSQPGVVYFADDDNTYSLELFEEMRSTRRVSVWPVAFVGGLRYEAPRVNGAGKVVGWKTVFDPHRPFAIDMAGFAVNLRLILQRSQAYFKLRGVKGGYQESSLLRELVTLNDLEPKAANCTKILVWHTRTEKPVLVNEGKKGFTDPTVEI; from the exons ATGCCGAAAAGACGGGACATCCTTGCGATCGTCCTCATCGTACTGCCCTGGACACTGCTTGTCACCGTGTGGCACCAGAGCACCATCGCGCCTCTGCTCACCGCACACAAGG ATGACGGTAGTGACCCCCGGCGCGACGTGCCTCAGGGCGCCGACCCCAGGGAATACTGCATGTCCGACCGCGACATCGTGGAGGTGGTGCGCACCGAGTATGTGTACACGCGGCCCCCGCCATGGTCCGACACGCTGCCCACCATCCACGTGGTGACGCCCACCTACAGCCGCCCAGTGCAGAAGGCCGAGCTGACACGCTTGGCCAACACGCTGCTGCACGTGCCCAACCTGCACTGGCTGGTGGTGGAGGATGCGCCGCGCCGGACGCCGCTGACCGCGCGCCTGCTGCGCGACACCGGCCTCAACTACACGCATCTGCACGTGGAGACGCCCCGTAACTACAAACTGCGCGGCGACGCCCGTGACCCGCGCATCCCGCGGGGCACAATGCAGCGCAACCTGGCCCTGCGCTGGCTGCGGGAGACCTTCCCGCGCAACACCAGCCAACCGGGTGTGGTGTACTTCGCTGACGACGACAACACCTACAGTCTGGAGCTCTTTGAGGAG ATGCGCAGCACCAGGAGGGTGTCTGTGTGGCCCGTTGCCTTCGTTGGTGGCCTTCGGTACGAGGCCCCACGGGTCAACGGGGCTGGGAAGGTGGTCGGCTGGAAGACAGTGTTCGACCCGCATCGACCATTTGCAATAGACATGGCTGGATTTGCAGTCAACCTGAGGCTCATTCTACAGCGTAGCCAGGCCTACTTCAAGCTGCGTGGTGTGAAGGGAGGCTACCAGGAAAGCAGCCTCCTCCGAGAACTTGTTACCCTCAATGACCTGGAGCCCAAGGCAGCCAACTGCACCAAG ATCCTGGTCTGGCACACACGGACAGAGAAGCCGGTGCTGgtgaatgaggggaaaaaaggcttCACTGACCCCACTGTGGAGATCTGA
- the B3GAT1 gene encoding galactosylgalactosylxylosylprotein 3-beta-glucuronosyltransferase 1 isoform X1 has product MGNEELWAQPALEMPKRRDILAIVLIVLPWTLLVTVWHQSTIAPLLTAHKDDGSDPRRDVPQGADPREYCMSDRDIVEVVRTEYVYTRPPPWSDTLPTIHVVTPTYSRPVQKAELTRLANTLLHVPNLHWLVVEDAPRRTPLTARLLRDTGLNYTHLHVETPRNYKLRGDARDPRIPRGTMQRNLALRWLRETFPRNTSQPGVVYFADDDNTYSLELFEEMRSTRRVSVWPVAFVGGLRYEAPRVNGAGKVVGWKTVFDPHRPFAIDMAGFAVNLRLILQRSQAYFKLRGVKGGYQESSLLRELVTLNDLEPKAANCTKILVWHTRTEKPVLVNEGKKGFTDPTVEI; this is encoded by the exons ATGG GTAACGAGGAGCTGTGGGCCCAGCCAGCCTTGGAGATGCCGAAAAGACGGGACATCCTTGCGATCGTCCTCATCGTACTGCCCTGGACACTGCTTGTCACCGTGTGGCACCAGAGCACCATCGCGCCTCTGCTCACCGCACACAAGG ATGACGGTAGTGACCCCCGGCGCGACGTGCCTCAGGGCGCCGACCCCAGGGAATACTGCATGTCCGACCGCGACATCGTGGAGGTGGTGCGCACCGAGTATGTGTACACGCGGCCCCCGCCATGGTCCGACACGCTGCCCACCATCCACGTGGTGACGCCCACCTACAGCCGCCCAGTGCAGAAGGCCGAGCTGACACGCTTGGCCAACACGCTGCTGCACGTGCCCAACCTGCACTGGCTGGTGGTGGAGGATGCGCCGCGCCGGACGCCGCTGACCGCGCGCCTGCTGCGCGACACCGGCCTCAACTACACGCATCTGCACGTGGAGACGCCCCGTAACTACAAACTGCGCGGCGACGCCCGTGACCCGCGCATCCCGCGGGGCACAATGCAGCGCAACCTGGCCCTGCGCTGGCTGCGGGAGACCTTCCCGCGCAACACCAGCCAACCGGGTGTGGTGTACTTCGCTGACGACGACAACACCTACAGTCTGGAGCTCTTTGAGGAG ATGCGCAGCACCAGGAGGGTGTCTGTGTGGCCCGTTGCCTTCGTTGGTGGCCTTCGGTACGAGGCCCCACGGGTCAACGGGGCTGGGAAGGTGGTCGGCTGGAAGACAGTGTTCGACCCGCATCGACCATTTGCAATAGACATGGCTGGATTTGCAGTCAACCTGAGGCTCATTCTACAGCGTAGCCAGGCCTACTTCAAGCTGCGTGGTGTGAAGGGAGGCTACCAGGAAAGCAGCCTCCTCCGAGAACTTGTTACCCTCAATGACCTGGAGCCCAAGGCAGCCAACTGCACCAAG ATCCTGGTCTGGCACACACGGACAGAGAAGCCGGTGCTGgtgaatgaggggaaaaaaggcttCACTGACCCCACTGTGGAGATCTGA